Proteins encoded together in one Sylvia atricapilla isolate bSylAtr1 chromosome 2, bSylAtr1.pri, whole genome shotgun sequence window:
- the RAI2 gene encoding retinoic acid-induced protein 2: protein MEELYKDAPNLPVDVTNSPSAMANNKLENGVAQLITAEAWNINSADLMKKALSPLVTVPAPSMLTPPAESQSGVALKVAATVLQPICLGDSPVVLPIHLQVAGSAAPQMPATNAATPYVMTTQGPVPLPVLLEQHVFQHLNSPLVLPPGAACPASPLHAGLFPGTATPVGQPQLLDPKPSGQTQEPVLPPVFQTPGFAAVLQDLFPSQGALGSAPCQPPPDYATLPPQAFSSPLSPLVPPATLLVPYPVIVPLPVPIPIPIPVPIPVPHGAEAKAAPDPPKPPLFTANSCKGTQTPLEKEETKPFELLHPREFPQLSRHTVIKMGGENEALDLSMKGPPALRASEAAPPPPPPEDGALDLSLASCRKPGAPHGEAAGPGPATAAEAGAHPAPDRLPGPAAPFAPCKPPEAAGKAEGRGAGGSAAELLRQPQKWLVEQAGRAGCEPKAGNNIEIVSTSQTAKVIVSVKDAVPTIFCGKIKGLSGVSTKNFSFKRDLPQDSVLQCYDVKSPPEPRDSAEALRKPVKNRSVKLKKMNSPEIHILPIKKQRLAAFFPRK, encoded by the coding sequence ATGGAGGAGCTGTACAAGGATGCCCCAAACCTGCCTGTGGATGTCACCAACTCACCCTCGGCCATGGCCAACAACAAGCTGGAAAATGGGGTGGCCCAGCTGATCACGGCAGAGGCTTGGAACATCAACTCGGCTGACCTGATGAAGAAGGCCCTTTCCCCACTGGTGACAGTCCCCGCGCCCTCCATGCTGACGCCACCGGCCGAGTCGCAGAGCGGGGTGGCCCTGAAGGTGGCGGCCACCGTGCTGCAGCCCATCTGTCTGGGGGACAGCCCCGTGGTCCTGCCCATCCACCTGCAGGTCGCCGGCAGCGCGGCCCCGCAGATGCCGGCCACCAATGCTGCCACCCCCTACGTGATGACCACGCAGGGCCCCGTCCCGCTGCCCgtcctcctggagcagcacgTCTTCCAGCACCTGAACTCGCCCTTGGTGCTGCCCCCGGGGGCTGCCTGCCCCGCCAGCCCCCTGCACGCCGGCCTCTTCCCCGGCACCGCCACCCCCGtcgggcagccccagctcctggacCCCAAGCCCTCCGGCCAGACTCAGGAGCCCGTCCTGCCCCCGGTCTTTCAGACACCGGGATTCGCCGCCGTCCTTCAGGACCTGTTTCCCTCACAGGGcgccctgggctcagccccctGTCAGCCGCCCCCCGACTACGCCACGCTCCCACCCCAGGCCTTCAGCTCGCCCCTGTCCCCGCTGGTGCCCCCGGCCACGCTGCTGGTGCCCTACCCCGTCATCGTGCCCCTGcccgtccccatccccatccccatccccgtccccatccctgtgccccacGGCGCCGAGGCCAAGGCGGCCCCTGACCCTCCCAAGCCGCCACTCTTCACCGCCAACTCCTGCAAGGGCACCCAGACAcccctggagaaggaggagacGAAGCCCTTCGAGCTCCTCCACCCGCGGGAGTTTCCCCAGCTGAGCCGTCACACCGTCATCAAGATGGGCGGCGAGAACGAGGCGCTGGACCTCTCCATGAAGGGGCCGCCCGCGCTTCGGGCCAGCGaggccgcgccgccgccgccgccgcccgagGACGGGGCGCTGGACCTGTCCCTCGCCTCCTGCCGCAAGCCGGGGGCGCCGCACGGGGaggcggccgggcccggccccgccaccGCCGCCGAGGCCGGAGCCCACCCCGCGCCGGACAGGCTCCCCGGGCCGGCCGCGCCCTTCGCCCCCTGCAAGCCCCCGGAGGCGGCGGGCAAGGCGGAGGGCCGCGGCgcgggcggcagcgcggccGAGCTGCTGCGGCAGCCGCAGAAGTGGCTGGTGGAACAGGCGGGCAGGGCGGGCTGCGAGCCCAAGGCCGGCAACAACATCGAGATCGTCAGCACCTCGCAGACGGCCAAAGTCATCGTCTCCGTCAAGGATGCCGTGCCCACCATCTTCTGCGGCAAGATCAAGGGCCTGTCGGGAGTCTCCACCAAAAACTTTTCCTTCAAAAGGGACCTGCCCCAGGACTCGGTGCTGCAGTGCTACGATGTGAAGAGCCCGCCCGAGCCCCGGGACAGCGCCGAGGCCCTCAGGAAACCCGTCAAAAACAGGAGCGTAAAGCTAAAGAAAATGAACTCGCCGGAGATACATATTCTTCCAATCAAGAAGCAACGGCTGGCTGCCTTTTTTCCAAGAAAGTAA